Proteins from a single region of Palaemon carinicauda isolate YSFRI2023 chromosome 1, ASM3689809v2, whole genome shotgun sequence:
- the LOC137640060 gene encoding probable glutamate receptor, producing the protein MERSCHDRPEVLNARAQLVWMWVQGISARRISRLTGFSTTTVYSKSSFINLKTMEAILHFLDTVSPPHQLYVFFDVTFQDLANSVSQYHNNDRYDSVMNVLIGNDVKDDIFSPEWTSAKTNRRHIFVFCTLNNLENLFQMISAKNLESRWTWWIILAIEKNVSTILTQLMREGSQVILIDLEDQNHPRLLSSRVDATSLIRFHNAVHLKITPRGYESEVQMDVFEPLEKLYADFQGRQLTVTAVIDQPYILFERLDNGELLPVSGFEYAVIKSLAETLNFTIRMIEPADGKWGGPLPNGTVVGMIGVVARREAHFAMCDISITGVREQVIDFTYPHYIESLTLISRAPMEKNRSFAAFEPFTFMTWIWIIAALLIIGSVVSVESWLVEIYLPERNNKRNLSDSLFNMFRSLLKQENLLPDVNFPQKLTFLFWYMFCLIISVLYSGMLTATLIKPSFEKPINALTDLPAAIKEGFTLVVTADTSMEYMFKQAKSGIYADTWKLFNHKDRSKSFKQYSVDYYNKIVEDKLVIVSPHLIARYHSAKLGSSHFYLARDTFAPQYYGAPCFQGSPYVPAFNKMFSSMIEGGLMTKWVENEFAQVSGNNIITQQSGLKPYTIKQLQAGFYVLVIGFLVSAISFTLEVFVFYMKTS; encoded by the exons ATGGAACGCAGCTGTCACGACCGACCAGAGGTGTTGAACGCACGCGCTCAGCTCGTCTGGATGTGGGTCCAGGGGATTTCGGCTCGAAGGATCTCCCGCCTGACGGGCTTCAGCACCACGACCGTCTACAG tAAATCCAGTTTCATAAATCTGAAGACAATGGAAGCGATATTACACTTCCTGGATACAGTTTCCCCTCCCCATCAACTCTATGTATTCTTTGACGTCACTTTCCAAG ATTTGGCCAACAGTGTGTCGCAGTATCACAATAATGACAGATATGATTCGGTGATGAACGTCCTAATAGGAAATGATGTAAAAGATGACATTTTCTCACCAGAGTGGACCTCAGCCAAGACGAACAGACGCCATATTTTTGTCTTCTGTACTTTGAATAACTTGGAAAACTTGTTCCAAATG ATTTCAGCAAAAAATCTAGAAAGCCGGTGGACGTGGTGGATAATTTTAGCAATAGAGAAAAACGTATCCACAATTCTTACACAACTTATGAGGGAAGGATCACAG GTAATCCTAATTGATTTGGAAGATCAAAACCATCCCAGACTTCTTTCATCTCGGGTTGACGCCACTAGTCTGATAAG GTTCCACAATGCAGTGCACTTGAAGATCACACCAAGGGGTTACGAAAGCGAAGTACAGATGGACGTGTTCGAACCCCTGGAGAAATTGTACGCGGACTTTCAAGGAAGACAGCTCACAGTCACAGCTGTGATTGATCAACCGTACATACTATTTGAGAGGCTGGACAATGGGGAACTCCTCCCAGTATCTGGATTCGAATATGCAGTTATTAAGTCTTTGGCGGAGACTCTGAATTTCAC AATTCGCATGATCGAGCCAGCTGATGGCAAATGGGGAGGCCCCCTTCCGAACGGAACTGTTGTGGGGATGATCGGCGTCGTTGCCAGACGTGAGGCTCATTTTGCCATGTGTGACATATCCATTACAG GTGTACGAGAACAAGTTATTGATTTCACATATCCTCACTATATCGAAAGTTTGACTCTCATTTCTCGGGCCCCAATGGAGAAGAACAGATCATTTGCTGCATTCGAACCATTTACGTTCATG ACTTGGATTTGGATCATAGCAGCTCTCTTGATCATTGGCTCAGTCGTGAGTGTGGAATCATGGCTCGTGGAAATCTATTTACCAgaaagaaacaataaaagaaacctGAGTGATTCCCTATTCAACATGTTTCGCAGTCTGCTGAAACAAGAGAACTTACTCCCAGATGTGAACTTTCCTCAAAAGCTGACGTTTCTCTTCTGGTACATGTTTTGTCTCATTATATCAG tcTTATACTCGGGTATGCTAACAGCGACGCTGATCAAACCATCCTTTGAAAAGCCGATCAATGCATTGACTGATCTTCCCGCTGCAATAAAGGAAGGATTCACGCTGGTCGTGACAGCCGATACGAGTATGGAATATATGTTTAAG CAAGCAAAATCTGGAATTTATGCCGACACCTGGAAATTATTCAACCACAAGGACAGGTCAAAGAGCTTCAAGCAGTATTCGGTGGATTATTATAATAAG ATTGTGGAGGACAAACTTGTCATCGTCAGTCCTCACCTGATAGCTAGGTACCACAGCGCTAAATTAGGCTCCAGTCACTTCTACTTGGCCCGTGATACGTTTGCCCCTCAATACTATGGCGCCCCTTGCTTCCAGGGGTCACCCTATGTCCCTGCTTTTAACAAAAT GTTTTCCTCCATGATTGAGGGAGGCCTAATGACGAAATGGGTTGAAAATGAGTTTGCGCAGGTGTCAGGTAATAACATCATTACACAGCAAAGTGGACTGAAACCTTATACCATTAAGCAACTTCAG GCTGGTTTCTATGTTCTAGTGATTGGTTTTCTTGTGTCAGCAATATCCTTTACATTAGAAGTATTTGTTTTCTACATGAAGACTTCTTAA